A window of Candidatus Methylomirabilota bacterium contains these coding sequences:
- the idi gene encoding isopentenyl-diphosphate Delta-isomerase, whose protein sequence is MELVVLVDEANNVVGTMPKGEVHQARTPLHRAFSSFVFRDRDRHLLLQQRARTKRTWPLMWSNSCCGHPGLGESNLDAARRRLRYELALDPTVLEEVAPYRYCFTRDGTMENEICPILVGLVDREPRINPDEVEAVRWTPWEAFLEAIDRHPEQYSEWCIEEARILANTPRCREILRR, encoded by the coding sequence ATGGAACTGGTGGTCCTGGTGGACGAGGCAAACAACGTCGTCGGCACCATGCCGAAGGGCGAGGTGCACCAGGCCCGAACGCCCCTGCACCGGGCATTTTCTTCCTTCGTCTTCCGCGACCGCGACCGTCACCTGCTGCTCCAGCAGCGCGCCCGCACGAAGCGCACGTGGCCGCTCATGTGGTCGAACAGCTGCTGCGGCCATCCCGGACTTGGGGAATCCAATCTCGACGCGGCGCGACGCCGGCTGCGCTACGAGCTCGCGCTCGACCCGACCGTGCTCGAGGAGGTGGCGCCGTATCGATACTGCTTCACCCGGGACGGGACCATGGAGAACGAGATCTGCCCGATCCTGGTGGGGCTCGTGGACCGCGAGCCCCGCATCAATCCCGACGAGGTCGAGGCGGTGCGGTGGACGCCGTGGGAGGCGTTCCTCGAGGCGATCGACCGGCATCCCGAGCAGTACTCGGAGTGGTGCATCGAGGAGGCGCGCA
- a CDS encoding polyprenyl synthetase family protein — MKASSRRDTLLKERVAAAVGAELRAIDEMIASQIGTSAGLIREIGGFIAGAGGKRLRPILLLMAARLAGYRGPRAVHMGCVLELLHTATLVHDDVVDHAPLRRGRPSVNARWGDDASVLVGDYLYAKSFALMVQDRDLRVLETLAGATVSMTEAEVFQLERKRAGVTTEADYLQIVTQKTASFISACCRIGGLLGESAPEQLDGLSRYGLDIGIAFQISDDSLDFVADQARLGKAVGADLREGKITLPLIAALDRAAGPERDRIQDLLALRAPDPEQVEEIRLAVMKHKGVEYALDRAHVYAQTAKSALQSFPECADRETLALIADFVVDRDF, encoded by the coding sequence ATGAAGGCATCCTCCCGGCGAGACACCCTCCTGAAGGAGCGCGTCGCGGCCGCGGTCGGCGCCGAGCTGCGCGCGATCGACGAGATGATCGCGTCGCAGATCGGCACGTCGGCGGGGCTCATCCGCGAGATCGGCGGGTTCATCGCGGGCGCGGGCGGCAAGCGCCTGCGCCCGATCCTGCTCCTGATGGCGGCGCGGCTCGCCGGGTACCGGGGGCCGCGGGCGGTGCACATGGGCTGCGTGCTGGAATTGCTCCACACCGCCACCCTCGTGCACGACGACGTGGTGGATCATGCGCCTCTGCGTCGCGGGCGGCCCTCGGTCAACGCCCGCTGGGGAGACGATGCCTCGGTGCTGGTCGGCGACTACCTCTACGCCAAGTCGTTCGCCCTCATGGTGCAGGACCGCGACCTGCGGGTGCTGGAGACCCTCGCGGGTGCCACCGTGTCCATGACCGAGGCGGAGGTCTTCCAGCTCGAGCGCAAGCGGGCGGGCGTGACCACCGAGGCGGACTACCTGCAGATCGTCACCCAGAAGACCGCCTCGTTCATCTCGGCGTGCTGCCGCATCGGGGGCCTCCTCGGCGAGAGCGCGCCGGAGCAGCTCGACGGGCTCAGCCGCTACGGTCTCGACATCGGGATCGCGTTCCAGATCAGCGACGACTCGCTCGACTTCGTGGCGGACCAGGCGCGCCTCGGGAAGGCGGTGGGCGCGGACCTGCGCGAGGGCAAGATCACCCTGCCCCTCATCGCGGCCCTCGACCGCGCGGCCGGGCCCGAGCGCGACCGCATCCAGGACCTGCTCGCCCTCCGCGCGCCGGACCCGGAGCAGGTCGAGGAGATCCGCCTCGCGGTGATGAAGCACAAGGGCGTGGAGTACGCGCTCGACCGCGCCCACGTCTACGCCCAGACCGCGAAGAGCGCGCTGCAGTCGTTCCCGGAGTGCGCGGACCGCGAGACGCTCGCCCTCATCGCGGATTTCGTCGTCGATCGCGATTTCTGA